CAAGAAACTTACTGGAAGAGGAAAGTTTGCTTCGGTGTTAGATTCTCTGTTATAGATAAAAGCTCTATATTCAGTACCAGTGTTTTTACTATAAGCAATAATTTTATTATTAGCTAAGGCGGTAAAACCGGCCCCATCGGCTGGTAAACGATTTATTTTTCCAGCCTTTATTTCCGCTAAGTAACCTTCCAAGATCGAAGCTGGCTTTGGGTACATGTAATGGGTGGCTGAGCTGTCACTTCCCCATTCAATAATCGCTTCACTTATTGGTAAGTCAAAGATGGTTTTATCGGTCTCGGTTTTTAAATTATAACTATGCCCTGTTAAACCAGTACTTTCCTTCACTGAATATAAAAGTTCTTGCCCATCATTACTAAGAGTAAAACTGTCGGCTGAAGTTGTGATTTGCTCCGTTGTAAGATCACTACTGGTGCTTATTTCACCAACAGTTAAGGTCGTGTTTTTGGAATTTCCCGGTGTACCCATCACCACATAGTCACCAGCTGGAGACACCATCGCGGTAGTAGCTCCTACTATAGTGGTACCAGAGACCCTAGCTTCCTCACCAGTTTCTAAATTTAAGCTATAGATGTGACCAGTTCCCATTTCTACATAATAAATCGTTGGTAGCTCAGTAGTAGTAGTTCCTTGGTCGATTTCTCCCCAACCAGCAACCATTTTAGTGGTTAGTTGGCGTAATTTTGGACGATTAGTGTTTACAATTGGGGTTTCTTCTTCTAGATTTTGACCTTGGTTGTTATCAATCACTTCTTCACTACCTAGTCCAAAATTAGCATATATGTCATCAGCTGACTTGGGTGTACCGAAGAATAATAAATATGCCCAGATAATGATTAATATAAAAATAATGATGGCGCCGACAATAATGAAGATTGGTTTATTCATACACTATACTTAGAAATTTACCTTAAAGCTACCTTTGGCTCCTTGTAAAAAGTTGGTTGTGCTGTTGATTCGGAAACTAACATTCGAAACGCCAGATGATCCTTGTCTAGCCAAGGTTACTTCATAAGGGTTGTTGCCGGCACTCGGACTTCTTTGTCCATCAATCTTCCATTCCAGAACATCGGGACGGTTATAAGTGTTTATGTCTACAAAGTAAGGTTCGGCTTGAACGCTAACGCTGTTACCAATCAAATTTAAGGTCCTATCAATTGGTATATGCTTTACACCGTATAAAGTATTGGTTTCGTAGAATAGCATTTTTGGATCACCGTAAACGAGTGGAATAGTGCGTTTGGCAACTAGTTCACCGGCTAGGTTGGTGATGGTGACAGTCACAACATTTTGGTAGCCTGGTGGAACCTTGAGGGCTACTTTATAATTTCCACGAAGTGATCCTCCAGCCAATACAGTGTCGTTTAAAGACCAGTTGTAAATATAATTTTCAGAGTCACTCAAACTACTGTTGATAAGAGCGGTTAGGTTAATAGTGCTTTCTAGTGTGGGAATGGCACGGCCTTGGTAAAAGCTTGGTGTTTTAGTTTGTGGTTCTATAACAATATCTAGGTAGAATGGTCTAATCACTCTTTTAGCTGAAAAAATAATCCCCTCAAAGGTTTTGGCAGATACTTCTATGGTGGTAGGTTGGCCAATATCTTTGGTGGTAAAATCAACAGTTTTTTGATTATTGGCTTCGGGTACAGCTTCACCATCTATTTTCCAGCTGATACCAGTAATGTTTAGTGGTACAGAGTAATCATCTACTGTAGCGGTGTTTTTAGAGAACGGCTTTGTATATTCATCTTTTAGAGTGATACTTAAATTAGTTTGTTGATTAACACTGAAATTGCTTTGGGCGTAGGTAAAACTTATGGGCAGAAAAATAGTGAAAATAAATATTAGGTATCTCATGGTTATTATAATAACAAACTATAGGCAAAAAAAAGCATCTTTAGACACTATCTTGGGTATTTCCAAATAGCAGCAATCCAAAAGCCGATCCATGGAAAAAGATTTAGTAGCGGTACAGCATAACCAACCATAGCCAGCAAAAGCGTACCGTATTTCAGGCTAGAGTGACTACCTGCTAATGGTCTGACTCGAGCTAAGGTGTATTGTATATAAATAGTTGATATAGTTCCTGCTCCAATGGCTAGTACTATAAAATAACCAGCTAAGAAAAGGCTGGCGGCAATATCACTGGCTCCGAACATGTTGGCTATCCCTGCTATGCTGCTAATAACAAAATTTTTAGTTTTTTCCCATAGACCCTGATCTTCATTGTTTTGGCCAGCAAAATCACCTGATAAGCCGGCGGCAGCAGCTAGGCCAACCAAAGACACAAAGGCAAAGAAAAGTTGTGCCATATAAACCCAGCCCACCCAAGAAGCAATGGCAGCGGTAGCTCTATTGGCACGTAGGCGACGGGCCGGAGATATATCTTTAGGTTGTTCAACTTTTATTTTAGATATATAGTTATCGTCATTAACGGGTGCTATTGTATTAACTTGAGACCGATAGCTTGTTACCAATGTGTCCCCCACTTGCTGTGTACCGATTTTTTTTGGTTGTCTGATGGTGGTGGAGTTTAAACCCTGGCTTTTATGAGTCAGGTTAAATTTCTGGTCGGTAGTTGGATGGTTTGGTTCAGTTGCTTGATCCAAATATTCCCAATCATTATTAATACGCTGCTTATCAATTCGGCGCGCGTTTCTGATTGGTTGTGCGTTTGCTTCAGCCATAGCTTTATTCTAACAGGTTTACTGTCTAGATAACTGTAGTTCTTCCCGTGCCTTTTTGATTTGGAGAAGTTGAGAAGGGTCTGAAGTAATGATCTGGTCTTCGGTGTATGAAGCAATAACCTTGATGGCGACATGCTTTAAACCGGCGAAAAATATCCCCTCCCCTACATTCGATTCAAGAAGTAAGAATTTTTCTTCATCAGTTAAGTTGAAGGTTTTTTGAATATTATCAATCGCGGTGGCTGATTGTTTCATTAGGAACTGAATAGAAGAGTTGGTGATCATTGGTACTCCATAAGGTGACCGCAAAAAGTCATCAACATCCTGAGTAATGGTGGCAATACCTAAGTAATATTTACGTCCTCGCTTGGCTAGGCTAAATAGAAAGGAAGCGGTGTCTTCAGATTTCATCATCCACCAAGCCTCGTCAATAACCAATAGTCGCTTAACCATCCTTCGTCTAACGGAGCTCCAAATGAAGTTGGTAATAATGTACATGGCAATGGTTTTAAGCTCGTCTTCCATGTCACGTAGTGAAAAGACGACAAATTTTTGGTTGATGTCGACGTTGGTAGGTTTGTTCATAAAACCTGACCAAGTACCAGAGGTGTATTTTTGGAGGCGGGTAATCAGTGAAGCACTACCATCCATACCAGCTAGTACCATCTCAAAATCAGACAAAAGCGGCGGTTCTTGTTCGGAAAAGTCTGTATCACCGGTGATATCTTTAAGGGCATAGGTTTCCTGAATAGCTAAGTCCAAGATAGTCTCTTCCTCTGGTGCGAGGCCGCCAAGCATTAGTCGGAAAAGACCGATCAGTTCAATGATGTGAGCCCTGAGTACGTCTCTAGGATCTTCGTCTGCTTGGGGTGGTGGTAAGTCAAAAGGATTGATGTGGTGGTCAGATGAAAGAGAAATGTTAAAAAAGCGACCGCCGGTAGCTTCGGCTAAGTATTCATATTCTCGCTCTGGATCCAGTACAATAACTTCGGTACCAAACATTAAAGAGCGCAAAATTTCCAGCTTTAAACCGTATGATTTACCAGCACCCGAAGTGGCAAAGGTAACTGAATTATAGTTAGTGAGAGAAAAACGATCAAAAAGGACCAGTGATGAGTTGTGGCGATTTATACCGTAAAGGATTCCGGTGTCTGAGGTGAGGTCAAAAGAAGTGAAGGGAAAGAAGCTGGATAGAGGAGATGAATTAAATTTGCTGTGAACCAAGAGTTTGTCACTGGCGGTAGGAAAGATACTTTGAATACCCTGTTCTTGTTGAAAGAGGGCGGGTTTTAGATAGATTAATCTAGAGTCAAGAATACCCTTTACATCATTTTCGGTTTTGTTTAAAGTTGCTTCATCTTTTCCATAAATAGTAACGTAAAAACCAACATTAAAGAGTTTTTCTTCAGCTTGCTGTAAGCGGTCTCTTAGTTCTTCAAGGTTTCGGTAAGCAGCCTCGAGTTGCGGGTCACGCACCTCCCCTTTTTCGGCCTTAATATTAATCTGACTTTGTACCTCCGCTACCTTTTTTTGAAACTTTTTTAGACTGTCAGCAGTATCAATGGGGTGAATGAAAATAGAAACATCAAGTTCTTTATCCATATTTAATACTGGTTCCATCCATCCGGCGTTGAGATAGTGAGGATAAGCCACTGCGTACAAGACCCTAACATCCACTCCGCTTAAGTTTATGCCACGTGGGGTGATATTGACAGCCGAAGGAGCTACAACATCAACCAGGGTTAGCAACTGGTCACTAACAGAAGGCTCGTTGGATTTTTTTTGTGGTTTAAATTGATCAAAGATACCCATAGTGTTTTATTTGTTAAAAGTCGGAGCTGATCCGGTGGCGTCAATTGGATTATAAATGTGATAAAAAAGTTCAACCAAATCATCACTGCCTAAAGCAGTGGTTCTAACTCCAATTCTGCCTAATCCCTGTTCTACTACAGCCACTCTTTGCTCAAGCTGAACTCTCTGTTCCTCAAAACGCATCTCAGTGGAGTTATTGCTAGAGGTTTTTGGTTTAGTCGAGAAAAGTGAGGTAATGCCTTTGGTTATATTGGTCGGAGTTGGTGAGTAAGGTATAACCACAAAGAAGTTTTTACTCATGATGTCAACCTCGGTGGTAAAGGTGTTTATGAATTCTATGTATTCACGCAACTGAATTCGCATCAGATCATTATCTTGCTTTGATTCTCTGGTTTTAAGTAGTTCCAGATAGGGTTCGATATTTAGACGTCTGGATTGCACGTAGATTTGCAGAGAAAAATCAAGGGTGTTAAGGAAGGTTTGGAATTGTTGTAGTATCGCCTGTTGTTCATCGTTTGACTTCAAAGCAAAGTTAATTGATGTGGCAAGTAGAATGGTACATAATTGACCAGATTTTAATACTAAAATCCCGTCTTTTACATCTTTAATAGCAACGAATTGTTGGGTGGCGGCTGTAGTTTTAGGCATATTATTCTTTCTTTTGGATAGCTTCTAATTCTAAGCGACGGGCTAATGAGGTAGTGCTTTGACGGTTGGTTGGTTGTCCGAGATTTTGACTTTGACGTGGATCCGGATAGTTAACTGTATTAGGTGTAAACATGTCTTTGTGGATCACGTCTTCTTTTTGTCTCCACAAATATAGTTTTGTACTAGATAGATAGGTAAATATAGCTTCAAGAAAAAAGGAAAATGGACGGTTGTTAACCGGGTAAAAGGCTAAGGCTATAGCTAAAAGAGCTAATGGTAGTCCAAGAATAAGAAATAGTATTTTATTTATAAAAAATAAAACTACACCCATTCCGACTCCTCCACCAAGATAGAGAAACTGTCGCCAAGTTAACGGCCCGAAGATTTTGTCTTCAATATCAATAAATTGTGGTACTTCAAATCGCATAACACACGTACAAAATACATTATACACTTTATATGAAAAAAGCAGTGTTGGTTTTGTGTATAGATGTTAAGACAAACACTCTGCGCCTACGGCGCAGAGTGTTTGTTGTCTATTGATTGGCGTACCCGATAGGTGGATTTGGTGGGCTGGGCGGCGGAGGTGGTGTTGTGTTATTTACAGATCCGGAAGCGACAAATTGGGTGGCGGCGGTACTTTGGTGGTTGGACTGTAGTGTTTTAGTGGGGTCGTTGTGTGTCTCTGTTTTTTCCATATTTGATGGATATGGTTTTGGGTAACTACCCTCCTCAGCTTGATAAGCCACATTGTCTGTCAATTTCTTTATAAAATCCAATATTTTTATAGACATAACCTGAGTAGTATCACTATCTACATCTAATTTTGTTAACTCATCAGGTATATCCTTGTCGGAAAAAATTCCTAACAGCTTATTTGAAGTTATAACAATCAACTTCATTTTCAAATTACTATACTGTGTATTGCTTATTAGACTATCTATAAATAATCCTATTTTATCAGAATCAATTATATCTCGTAAACCTTGATCTGCATTACTGTAAGCTTCTATAAATTTTTCAAAAGTATTTTCCATATTTTATGCGAAGAATTGTGCGGCGTAGGTTGAATTTCCGTTTGCCCATTTAACCCATGGATTATTTGGTCCTAACGCGACAGTTGGTACAGTTGTACTTGCAATACCTAAGTTTGCCGACAAGGCATTTCTAATTTCGGTTCTATCAGTGGTTGATATACCATTCTTAATTCTTTCTTCGAGCATAGCGGGAGTTATATGATCAAACATACTCTGTTGCTTGAAGACATCCACCGGCATCTTTCCGATATCCTTAACATTTTTGCTAAACATTGAAGATTTTTGATCAACCGTGCTAGCGTTTGGGTGTGAATATAGTAGTGCTCCTGTAGAATTCTTTCCTGCACCAAGGACATTACCGTGAGTTGCAATATTAGTATAAGCTTCATTTCTGGTGTTTTTAATATCTTGAATTTGCTGTGATGAGAATTTACCTGTTTTTTCTAGATTGCTTATATCGTCATCTGATAGGTGCATGGCCACTTTCTGATTGTTTAGTTTTTCAAATCCGAGCTTTTCTTTTTCAATTCCAGTCATTTTCCTAATAGTCTTTCCTAACTCATCAAAAGCATCTGATAGGTCTGTGGCCAACTTGGTTTTATCGTCAAGGGTTTTGTTATATGTTTCAAATTGTCTTTTACGTTCAAGCTCTCCTTCTGTTTGGTTTGCTCTAGCTTGTGTTGATTGCCTGTATTCTTTTTCCTTCAGGTTTGTGGTTCCTGTACCAAGTTCAGCGTTTTTTAGTTTCTCTGCGCCGCCTCTAGCTGCTCTATCAACCCAGTTCCATCTTGATATAGTTCCAGCTAAACCACTTCGTGTCTGTAGTTCGTTCAATCTTCTTTCTCTATTTGCACCATAAGCATTTGCTGCCATACGTGCTCCTGCTCTAGCTGGATAAGTTATGCCAAAAGTCACACTACCAGCTGCGCGACGAGCACGACCACTTAAGTGTTTTCCAAAAGTGACCATGGCATTACCACCGGTCATACCAATCTTTTGTCCTACAACAATAGCTGCCATTAGGAAAGCAATCATAATTAGGAAGTAAGGTACAGTGGTGGCAAATGCTTCAGTGGCAGTGGCGACATTGTTGCTGGCAAAAGCGGTAGCAAAAGAGTTTGACTTGGCCAGAACTGAAAATTCATTAAAGACCACATAAGCAAAATAAAGCATTAAAATATAGGCGGGAGCATAAAAAGCTCGGGCCAAAAAATTCTGCCAATACTCAGTTGAGTATCTCTGCAGATTTGGAAAAACCCAACCCAGAAACATAATCGGAGAAAGAATCATGTATAGATTTAATACCACAAATCTTATGATTAATAATATGGCACCAGCAAAGAAAGCAAAAGCTGTCA
Above is a genomic segment from Candidatus Nomurabacteria bacterium containing:
- a CDS encoding conjugal transfer protein TraC; translation: MGIFDQFKPQKKSNEPSVSDQLLTLVDVVAPSAVNITPRGINLSGVDVRVLYAVAYPHYLNAGWMEPVLNMDKELDVSIFIHPIDTADSLKKFQKKVAEVQSQINIKAEKGEVRDPQLEAAYRNLEELRDRLQQAEEKLFNVGFYVTIYGKDEATLNKTENDVKGILDSRLIYLKPALFQQEQGIQSIFPTASDKLLVHSKFNSSPLSSFFPFTSFDLTSDTGILYGINRHNSSLVLFDRFSLTNYNSVTFATSGAGKSYGLKLEILRSLMFGTEVIVLDPEREYEYLAEATGGRFFNISLSSDHHINPFDLPPPQADEDPRDVLRAHIIELIGLFRLMLGGLAPEEETILDLAIQETYALKDITGDTDFSEQEPPLLSDFEMVLAGMDGSASLITRLQKYTSGTWSGFMNKPTNVDINQKFVVFSLRDMEDELKTIAMYIITNFIWSSVRRRMVKRLLVIDEAWWMMKSEDTASFLFSLAKRGRKYYLGIATITQDVDDFLRSPYGVPMITNSSIQFLMKQSATAIDNIQKTFNLTDEEKFLLLESNVGEGIFFAGLKHVAIKVIASYTEDQIITSDPSQLLQIKKAREELQLSRQ
- a CDS encoding PrgI family protein, translated to MRFEVPQFIDIEDKIFGPLTWRQFLYLGGGVGMGVVLFFINKILFLILGLPLALLAIALAFYPVNNRPFSFFLEAIFTYLSSTKLYLWRQKEDVIHKDMFTPNTVNYPDPRQSQNLGQPTNRQSTTSLARRLELEAIQKKE